Proteins found in one Epinephelus fuscoguttatus linkage group LG4, E.fuscoguttatus.final_Chr_v1 genomic segment:
- the zgc:77752 gene encoding protein tyrosine phosphatase domain-containing protein 1, translating to MMPTFIPVPQPSYSQARENLVKAIPPKILCLLACGGKDCRYEGPECWKLNQQVIRGLFSSWVTDDIIAMARPSKCLIEKYNIIDQFQRLNIRSIINMQIPGEHAHCGPPLDPESGFTYSPQVFMDNDIYFYNFGMPDFGVSSLVGVIDGVKVLAFAVKEGRVAVHCHAGLGRTGVLIACYLIYTLRISPSEAVHYVRIKRPRSIQTRAQISQVFDFARLLGTQLVQYPDLSLRHGAPFTLQHYLNRQAILLHGLEARTLRHTPKVVYLLCVHLSCLALGLPAPPEIQAELEKRSALRTLNRAVRETLVSKQYLPLLRECHKGSWAGSGSVSSWDEPLGFLERKREVLLDKRSYSDSDLSKIADLESSTYCTPALGSERQWCVQDLIRSDLRPGSPILATLSPSHQTIKKKSQTLNIPISNITTSNNCAKRSKCTAKKTLGKYSSNMELCRNPHNPGPTAVARAIAKAMADHGPPGEIILQRSALLQEELNSSDCGWALLVTESDPQVLSCLLWTWLDKLREPVLSAEDVDRLNSGANNRKPLSVLKKPQRHTIYCLLSCVSTVTNLCPHREEAVLQRLMRALTRRPQEEMGNLATLMKVLKASLKETFHNYRYLTRACSTNATI from the exons ATGATGCCGACCTTTATACCAGTACCCCAGCCTTCCTACTCCCAGGCCAGGGAGAACCTGGTGAAGGCTATTCCACCCAAGATCCTCTGTCTGTTGGCCTGCGGAGGGAAAGACTGCCGCTATGAAGGACCAGAGTGTTGGAAATTAAATCAGCAGGTCATCCGAGGCCTTTTCTCCTCCTG GGTGACAGATGACATTATTGCCATGGCAAGACCATCCAAGTGTCTGATTGAGAAGTACAACATCATAGACCAATTTCAAAG GCTGAACATCCGATCGATCATCAACATGCAGATACCAGGAGAGCATGCTCACTGTGGACCTCCCCTTGACCCTGAGAGTGGTTTCACATACTCTCCACAGGTCTTCATGGACAATGACA tTTACTTTTACAACTTTGGGATGCCAGATTTTGGTGTGTCCTCTCTTGTTGGTGTTATTGACGGGGTGAAGGTTTTGGCCTTTGCAGTAAAGGAAGGAAGAGTGGCTGTGCACTGCCATGCAGGCCTGGGCAGGACAG GTGTCCTGATAGCCTGTTACTTGATTTACACCCTGCGCATCAGCCCGAGTGAGGCTGTCCATTACGTACGGATCAAACGGCCACGCTCTATCCAAACCCGTGCACAGATCAGCCAGGTGTTTGACTTTGCTCGTCTGCTTGGCACACAACTGGTGCAATACCCGGATCTCAGCCTGCGACACGGTGCACCTTTCACCCTGCAGCACTACCTAAACCGACAGGCAATACTGCTGCATGGCCTGGAGGCACGCACCCTCAGACACACACCCAAG GTGGTATATCTTCtgtgtgtgcatctctcctGCTTGGCCCTGGGTCTCCCTGCTCCTCCAGAGATCCAGGCCGAGCTGGAGAAGAGGTCAGCACTGAGGACCCTGAACAGGGCTGTGAGGGAGACCCTGGTGTCCAAACAGTACTTGCCCTTACTCAGGGAGTGTCATAAGGGCTCATGGGCGGGTTCAGGGTCAGTGTCCTCCTGGGATGAGCCACTGGGATtcttggagaggaagagagaagtgCTGCTAGACAAACGCAGCTACAGCGACTCTGACCTCAGCAAGATTGCA GATCTGGAGTCGAGCACATACTGCACCCCAGCACTTGGAAGTGAGAGACAGTGGTGTGTACAGGATCTCATACGCTCTGATTTGAGACCAGGTAGTCCGATCCTTGCCACCCTTTCACCAAGCCACCAGACCATCAAAAAGAAATCTCAGACACTCAACATCCCAATATCTAACATAACAACGAGCAACAACTGTGCGAAGAGGTCTAAGTGCACAGCTAAAAAGACACTTGGCAAATACAGCTCCAACATGGAG CTGTGCAGAAATCCGCATAATCCAGGCCCAACTGCAGTCGCCCGTGCTATTGCTAAGGCAATGGCAGACCATGGTCCTCCAGGAGAAATCATCCTGCAAAGATCGGCTCTGCTGCAG GAAGAGCTAAACAGTAGCGACTGTGGCTGGGCTCTGCTGGTCACTGAGTCAGATCCTCAGGTTCTCAGTTGTCTGTTGTGGACCTGGCTGGACAAGTTAAGG GAGCCTGTTCTGAGTGCAGAGGATGTAGACAGGTTGAACAGTGGAGCGAACAACAGGAAACCTCTCAGTGTGCTCAAGAAG CCACAGAGACACACCATCTATTGTCTACTGAGCTGTGTGAGTACAGTGACCAACCTGTGTCCACACAGAGAGGAGGCAGTGCTGCAGCGACTGATGCGGGCCCTTACAAGG CGCCCCCAGGAGGAAATGGGAAACCTTGCGACTCTGATGAAGGTCCTGAAGGCGAGTTTGAAAGAAACCTTCCACAACTACAGATACCTCACAAGGGCCTGCAGCACCAATGCTACAATTTGA